In Candidatus Gastranaerophilales bacterium, a single genomic region encodes these proteins:
- a CDS encoding DHA2 family efflux MFS transporter permease subunit, whose protein sequence is MTTSSDKQLKSTPLWLISLIVTMPTFFAFLATSATNVALPHIAGSFGSTNDEAKWVVTSYMIANGIVLPLTGWLERKLGRLDFLKIFILLFTLGSIICTVAPNLLVLIIGRIVQGIGGGVLMPLSQSILLQEFPKDRKGDAMAIFIFAIMVSSIMGPTVGGLLVDNFSWQWIFIINIPIGILSLILIPLTINDTIKQSKKEQVDFLGLTFLILWLFSMQIILDKGQQFGWFDCSWICWLSIFSIANMFLFVIWELENREPIVNLRVFKDTNFFAGTILGVLVNIMVCVTIILLPQFYQGLMHYTAALTGLALASRVIACVALLFIGKLCQLYDLRLLITIGFVFIGLSIGMCADLNLQIAPTTIILSNVLFGIGSVFALVPVSAIALGTLPKNEIANAAGIHSLTKCVTGSMFTSLASSFAISLSQVHQTYLLKNMTVYNPIFVKHFSALQHFFSNNSAMIIATKKANVVLYKQLLTQAKLCAFSDLFQFASLVSFIAIPLVFVLKTQRPQKD, encoded by the coding sequence ATGACAACCTCAAGCGACAAACAGTTAAAAAGTACGCCCCTATGGCTAATATCATTGATTGTTACAATGCCTACATTCTTCGCCTTTCTGGCAACAAGTGCAACAAATGTAGCATTACCACATATAGCGGGCTCTTTCGGCTCTACCAATGACGAAGCAAAATGGGTAGTAACGAGCTACATGATTGCAAATGGAATCGTCCTTCCATTAACAGGGTGGCTTGAAAGAAAGCTCGGAAGACTTGATTTTTTGAAAATATTTATTTTGTTATTTACTTTGGGGTCAATAATCTGTACCGTTGCCCCAAATTTACTCGTTCTTATTATAGGAAGAATTGTCCAAGGAATAGGTGGCGGAGTCTTGATGCCTTTATCTCAATCCATATTACTGCAAGAATTCCCAAAAGACAGGAAAGGTGACGCAATGGCAATTTTCATTTTTGCCATAATGGTTTCATCAATAATGGGACCCACAGTAGGTGGACTTTTGGTAGACAATTTTTCTTGGCAATGGATTTTCATAATAAACATTCCGATTGGCATTTTATCATTAATTTTGATACCTCTTACGATTAATGACACAATAAAACAATCAAAAAAAGAGCAGGTGGATTTTTTAGGATTAACCTTTTTGATTTTATGGCTATTTTCAATGCAAATTATTTTGGACAAAGGACAACAATTCGGCTGGTTCGACTGCAGTTGGATTTGCTGGTTAAGTATTTTTTCTATTGCAAATATGTTTTTGTTCGTCATTTGGGAACTTGAAAACAGAGAACCAATAGTAAATCTTAGAGTTTTCAAGGACACGAATTTTTTCGCAGGAACAATTCTTGGCGTGCTAGTAAACATAATGGTGTGCGTCACAATAATTTTATTACCTCAATTTTATCAAGGACTTATGCATTACACGGCAGCCTTAACAGGATTGGCACTGGCAAGCAGAGTAATAGCTTGCGTCGCATTATTATTTATCGGAAAACTTTGTCAATTATATGATTTAAGACTTTTAATAACCATCGGATTTGTATTTATAGGCTTATCTATCGGAATGTGTGCAGACTTAAATCTCCAAATTGCCCCAACAACAATTATCCTGTCAAATGTGTTATTCGGAATAGGCTCTGTTTTTGCACTTGTACCTGTTTCAGCAATCGCATTAGGAACTTTACCGAAAAACGAAATCGCAAATGCAGCAGGTATTCACAGTTTAACAAAATGCGTAACCGGTTCAATGTTCACATCTCTCGCCTCCAGCTTTGCAATAAGCTTATCGCAAGTTCATCAGACTTATTTATTAAAAAACATGACTGTTTACAACCCTATTTTTGTAAAACATTTTTCCGCTTTACAACACTTTTTCAGCAACAATTCGGCAATGATTATTGCAACCAAAAAAGCAAATGTCGTCTTATACAAACAACTATTAACTCAAGCAAAACTATGTGCTTTCTCTGATTTATTTCAATTTGCATCGTTGGTTTCTTTTATAGCGATTCCTCTTGTATTTGTACTCAAAACCCAACGCCCTCAAAAAGACTGA
- a CDS encoding HlyD family secretion protein yields MKHKKPKDIFEQEAKIRLKTIKSKHRKPYQKKRVLIPSIIMLFLVFTGIMSFIDSLQYQSTDDAFIEGRFVAIAPKVSGNIVKLNFNDNDFVKKGQLLLEIDSRDYENKVKELESSLKEAKANRNVSSDDTEKSEADLAQANKNLNFTTRDFDRYKKLKKEGLCTKQEFDSAETAYKQAKDREKSLKASVKSGSSKQDVNSAIVEKTEAQLAQAKLNLSYTKIYAPQDGNISARNVEIGNYVQVGQVLTSIVSQNVWVIANFKETQLTNMKKGQSVAIKIDTYPSKKFKGKIDSIQRASGAKTSLFPPENAVGSYVKVVQRIPVKILFDEDISQFNITPGMSVVPRVKIK; encoded by the coding sequence ATGAAACACAAAAAGCCGAAAGATATATTTGAACAAGAAGCAAAAATCAGATTAAAAACCATAAAATCAAAACACAGAAAACCTTATCAAAAGAAAAGAGTATTAATTCCTTCAATAATAATGCTTTTTTTAGTATTTACAGGCATTATGTCATTCATAGACTCATTGCAATACCAAAGCACCGACGACGCTTTCATTGAAGGAAGATTCGTTGCCATCGCACCTAAAGTTTCAGGAAATATCGTAAAACTGAATTTCAACGACAACGATTTCGTGAAAAAAGGACAACTTCTTTTAGAAATAGACTCAAGGGATTACGAAAACAAAGTCAAAGAACTTGAAAGCAGCCTTAAAGAAGCTAAAGCAAACCGAAATGTTTCCTCTGATGATACCGAAAAATCAGAAGCAGACTTGGCCCAAGCAAATAAAAACCTAAACTTTACAACAAGAGATTTTGACCGTTATAAAAAACTTAAAAAAGAAGGCTTATGCACAAAACAAGAATTTGACTCCGCAGAAACAGCCTATAAACAGGCTAAAGATAGAGAAAAATCACTAAAAGCTTCGGTTAAATCCGGCTCATCTAAACAAGATGTAAACTCAGCAATCGTAGAAAAAACAGAAGCTCAACTCGCTCAAGCAAAATTAAATTTATCCTATACCAAAATTTATGCCCCCCAAGACGGAAACATATCTGCAAGAAATGTAGAAATTGGCAACTATGTGCAAGTAGGTCAAGTGCTTACATCAATTGTTTCACAAAATGTTTGGGTTATTGCCAACTTCAAAGAAACGCAACTTACAAATATGAAAAAAGGACAATCTGTCGCCATAAAAATAGACACTTATCCTTCAAAAAAATTCAAAGGAAAAATCGATAGCATACAAAGAGCTTCGGGAGCAAAAACAAGCCTGTTTCCTCCTGAAAACGCTGTTGGCAGCTATGTCAAAGTTGTCCAACGTATTCCCGTTAAAATTCTATTCGACGAAGATATTTCTCAATTCAATATAACCCCGGGAATGTCAGTTGTACCAAGGGTTAAGATAAAATAA
- a CDS encoding MarR family transcriptional regulator: MLKEIFEKLIGNAIVQAGRAIKVHNLELFAKKNFDITPEQYVVLSMLNEDTLFYQNKLCEQLYKDKSNMTRILSVLGKNGYIEKICKTENKKQVNKIKITKKGKELRNKILPLMQNSREKYLEHISADDMYICIKVLSKIQENLANKD, from the coding sequence ATGTTGAAAGAAATTTTTGAAAAATTAATAGGAAACGCTATCGTTCAGGCAGGTAGAGCTATAAAAGTCCACAACTTGGAACTCTTTGCTAAGAAAAATTTCGACATAACACCTGAACAATACGTTGTTTTGAGCATGCTAAATGAAGATACCCTTTTTTACCAAAATAAACTCTGCGAACAGCTCTACAAAGATAAATCAAATATGACTCGAATACTCTCCGTACTGGGGAAAAACGGATATATCGAAAAAATCTGCAAAACAGAAAATAAAAAACAAGTCAACAAAATAAAAATCACAAAAAAAGGTAAAGAATTAAGAAATAAAATACTCCCATTAATGCAAAACTCCAGAGAAAAATATCTGGAGCATATATCAGCTGATGATATGTATATATGCATTAAAGTTCTTTCTAAAATTCAGGAAAATTTAGCTAACAAGGATTAA